The genomic stretch CATTTGGACTCCAAACCTACTCTTCTTACTAATTGTGTATTTTGGAAATCTTTGCAGGTTATAGCAAAATGCCAGGATATGATCACATATTTATCGACTTCCTTGCAAGCATGGCTCGTAGCAACTACAAAAAGCGACTAAGCAGCAGCAACTGACCAGACCATATATATATGGCTTGTGACTGCTGCTTGCTTGTCAATGAAATGCTGgtgaatatgatgatgatgatccaaATGCCACCAAGATTCACAATCTAAAAGAGCCTCTGATGACCGGATTATGAATCTGGATTGTTGCATTACGCAGACAAAAAAAGTGCTGATCACTGATGTCACTGCATGCTGGTTTGTTTATCAAACGCATTCCACCCCTTAATTTCTTCTTTTGCTTGTTCATGTGCTAGTGAGATGACTGATGGTTCCATTCAATGGTACCATGATCCATGTAATCCCAATTTCCCAACACTATGCAGTGGCTCTGTGATGACCAATAAATTTGTTGTCTTGAATGCCTTTTTGTAACCCTTGTGGCTGATCACCGATTCAAGCGACAGATGACTTCTCCGGCCTCGATTCCGCCCGATAAAGGTGATGCATTCGAGGTTTTCTTGTTTGGTTTCTCCCTCGTGTCCTCGGATTTTGGTGCTTCGTGCCGGAGATGATGATATCTTTCGGGAAGTTGAAATTTCCCCTAGTTTTCTTGCTCCCGATTTAGCGCAACTGTGGGATCGTCTATCGTTAAATTTCCATGGAAATTAATCTTTAGCAGATGGGGACTCTCAGAGAAAAGCAGAGAATTTAGTTAAATGGCAAAACATCAAACAGTTGGCACGCAAATGCTAGCACGGAAAAGAGAAAGCAGGTTCCTCATCACTCTGCGCCGGTGGCCGGAGCTTCTTCCACCTCCGTCGCCGCCGCCTGCTCCTGCTCGGGGACAAGGGTCCAATCCGGAGGGAGGACGGGGAGAGGTGGGTACGCGGTCGGGCCCTTTCGCTTGACGTCCCAAGGCTGCGTCTTCTTAGGCCTCGTCTTCATGTGGTGCGCCGTCGCCTTCTTCTGCGGCCGCGACGAGCACTCCACTCCCATCcatcccccgccgccgccgcccggcGACGCGGGAGACGAAGCCCTGGGTCTGCTGCTGCTGGTACACGACATGGGAACGGCGTACGCCAACATCCCCGTGATCGACGCCATCGTCTCTCGCTCACTCTCCCTGTCCTCTCTGCCTTTGCAGGAGCTCGGTGCGATGAGCTAAATAGAGGATAACGCACGCGATTTGGGGCCACGAATTGGTGTTGAGGGAGGCGAATGGATGATGATGAGCCTCGCCTTAGCACACGACTAAGACATGATCTGGTACGAGCTATCACCCTCTCTCGtaaggtctgtcgtaccgaatACTGTACTATAGCAGtactataatataaaaaaaataaaaaaatattcgatACATcaaggtataccgttcggtacgcCTTGATATATCACCCAATATATCGGTACTATACCGTATCGAACCCGGATCGAAACGTCGATACGATACGGTACAGCGAACTTAGTCTCTCGCAGTTTCCTTTTCGTGCGAACACAGAtttcaaagaaataaaaatataacttaaagttcaaaaggaaagagaaaaaataaatcttaattttgtCCTTTTAATTGCATGGTTAACTgatgttttttattattatggGTTATTTTTGGGTGAATTCGTccaattaaaattataatttcacacacacacacacacgtgtgtgtatatatatatagacactcgTTTGGTGGGAAAACCTACAAAGAGTAGTAGTTAAATGGGAATAACGAAAGCAGAAGGGCTCTTTTAGAAAATTGTCCCAACGAGTTATATGGATTCCAGTTAAGCTATAAGTTCCGATGGCGTAAGTCATCGCATCGAACCATCGGGAAGCGCATATAAGGACTCGCTCTCCGGTCGACATATAAGAGGCCTCGAGCGGAGTCGTCGGAAGGGCAAGGGTTCTAGGGTGGTTTCCTTGTCTTGTCGTTGCTCTTCACCGCATTTAGAACAAGAAATATGGTGTGATGACGACTTCTCCTCTGTTATTTCTTATGTCGGAGTAATAGTGCTCTTTGTTTCTTGGAATCTCCTTTGGTGTTCAGTCTTGTTGTCGTTTCTGATGTAAATAATCTTGGTTTTCGTCGGAATCTTTTGGTGCTAATTGTTGGATTTTGGTGGAAACCAATTCGTGTTTCCTTCTTTTACTCCAAGTTTGTTTATTAGGGTTGTTGATTCTTTGGGTTCTGATTCTTCGTTACTTGGAATCACTATTTATTTGGGTTCTTGATGGTCCTT from Musa acuminata AAA Group cultivar baxijiao chromosome BXJ1-3, Cavendish_Baxijiao_AAA, whole genome shotgun sequence encodes the following:
- the LOC135638961 gene encoding large ribosomal subunit protein cL38-like, which codes for MASITGMLAYAVPMSCTSSSRPRASSPASPGGGGGGWMGVECSSRPQKKATAHHMKTRPKKTQPWDVKRKGPTAYPPLPVLPPDWTLVPEQEQAAATEVEEAPATGAE